Part of the Candoia aspera isolate rCanAsp1 chromosome 1, rCanAsp1.hap2, whole genome shotgun sequence genome, AGCTGGTTCAACTACAACTAATCACACTTTACAACAACCCTTGGGCATGTGTGGATAAGCAGCTAGCTCTCTCCTATTTGCAGGAATGGATAGGAAAAACTGGAGCCGCGGTCCTCGGAATGCCCTGCTCGGAGGTCACCGAACCATGGGAAGGCTCCATGCCATTCTCAGCTGCTCCAACGGTGGCACAGGACCACCTCCTCGTCAAAGCCATAAAGGCAGTGGATACAACTGACTCTCCAGAAGCAACTGAACGCAATGAAATAGTGCATGAACAAAAACCGTCCAGAATGATGGACATCAGTGTAAACACCACCGCTGACCAAACAATAGCATTCACAAGCACCGATAGGCCACTGGTCCTCTATCCAGAAAATCTCAGCACAGAGCAGCTTAATTCTTTTGAAGCGGCTGCAGCCACACACACCGTCTATATTCAAGATACCACCTCTGTGAAATCCAGCGCAAAAGGTTTGGTGGAACTCCCCACAATTCCTATGACCTTGAGTATCACCAGCGGGGTGCCTACAAACTATCCAAAGAAACAACAAAGCACAACAATAAAGAGAGAAGAACACCCCACAAAAATTAGCCCTCGCGCACCCTCGAGAGCAAATGTGCCCAGGGGGCATTTGTTCTCCACTGTAATGCTTGCTGTGGTGGCCCTGGCAACTGGCAGTGGATATGTGTTTAAATGAATGAATTGTTTCATTATTCCATATTaataaggtggggggggggaagagaaaaatgCTCCTGTTCCACAATGATTGAGATGCAAGAAGAAATGCCTGTTTAAGATTCTGAAATATGACTGAAGAATATAACTCCTCTTGAATGACAAGACTGCAGAAAGACCATGTCTTGATAACCAAGCTGCTACTTACTTAAATTATGTCTTACTGAATTagggaaataaaaaggaagaaaattctaTCAAATaatatgattgtttttatgaaatgtgtttattttgtatttacatttttaattttcttcacaaaaatattaaaaatgtcagTATTTTCTGTATTGATTATGAACAGTTTTGTCATTAAACATCTCGAAACAAAACCATGAAAGGCCTGTGTTATACATGTACTGTCAGATTTTCCGGACAGAGAACCTTGTAATATAAAAAGGCTAATCCTTTATAAAAGATGACTTgcataaagggaaaaaaggaagcggGGGGATAACGATATCTAAAACATAACTACttctaaccatggtttgttgccGTAGCCCTTGTTGAGATCCTAAGAGAACAGTAAAACCATGGATTTAGATTGCTAAACTAACTGATGCAAACAGAGATGGGAAACGAGGTTCTTTGCCAGCTCCCTTCAAGCTTTCATTTAGTATTAATATCTAACCATAGTTTAAATAGGACTGGGAACCTGTAGTCCTTAAGATGTTGCTGAAATACTTTATCATTAGATTTATATCGCCCTTTCATTCAGAGCTGGTGCAcacagtgctccctcctcccatttcccctcCACAAGAACCTTATGGGGTAGACTGGCCTGAGAATGAATGATTGGCTCAAAATCACGCCCCCCcccagtttccatggctgaaggt contains:
- the OMG gene encoding oligodendrocyte-myelin glycoprotein; the encoded protein is MENRVLKASLGVLALLFFIPAIQGLCPSLCSCSGNDRNVDCSGRNLTTLPHGLQDNITYLNLSYNHFVDLNHQLTQFANLRTLDVSNNRLQNLPAQLPRSLWEIYATHNNIKVLQKLDTAYQWNLKILDVSRNMVERAVLINNTMSSLRFLNLSSNKLWTVPTNIPFNIEIVDLSNNFLSQILPGTLMRLIHLSKLYLHNNKFTYIPDKAFDQLVQLQLITLYNNPWACVDKQLALSYLQEWIGKTGAAVLGMPCSEVTEPWEGSMPFSAAPTVAQDHLLVKAIKAVDTTDSPEATERNEIVHEQKPSRMMDISVNTTADQTIAFTSTDRPLVLYPENLSTEQLNSFEAAAATHTVYIQDTTSVKSSAKGLVELPTIPMTLSITSGVPTNYPKKQQSTTIKREEHPTKISPRAPSRANVPRGHLFSTVMLAVVALATGSGYVFK